The DNA sequence GCACGCTGGCGATCGCCGTGGACGTACCGGGCGAGGTGATGCCGGCGCCGGGTGCTGCGCAGGTCGCGCCGGCACCGGCGAGTGGTCTGCTCGAGCTCTCGCCCGATGCGCCGGCCGTCGGGATGCGCGTGCGCCGCGGCGACGTGCTCGCCCGCGTCCGTCCTACGCTCGGTGACGGCGGCGCGAGCTTCGCCGACGCCCGCGCGCGGCTGCGCGAAGCCGAGGAGGAGCACGCCCGCGCCGAGCGCCTGCTCGCCGCGGAGGCGATTCCCGAGCGCCGGATGCACGAGGCGACCGTTGCGCTCGACGCCGCGCGTGAGGCGCTGGCGGCGATCGGCGGTGGTGCGATCACGGCGGACGGTCTGGTGGAACTGCGTGCCCCGATGGACGGCATCGTCACCGAACGCTGGGGGACGGCGGGCGCGCGCGTCGAAGCCGGCGCGCCGCTGTACTCGCTGGTGGATCCGTCGCGGCTGTGGGTCACGGCCTTCGTGCCGGTGGACGTCGTCGGCCGGGTGGACCGCGGCGCGCGGGCCGTCGTCACGCCGGAAGGGTTCTCCGACCGCTTCGCCGCGCGCCCGCTCGGTGTGAGCGCCGCCGTGGATTCGCTGACCCGCGCCGTGCGCGTGAGCTACGCGCTCGAGGGCCTGCGCGAGCCGCTGCCCGTCGGTGCATTGGCGCGCGTGGCGGTACCCACGCGCTCGCGTGGGGCCGGCATCGTCGTGCCGGCCGGCGCGGTGCTCGACGAGGATGGCACGGCGATCGTGTTCGTGCAGACCTCCGGCGAGCGCTATGAGCGCCGCGTGGTGCAGGTGGATGGCGGTGACGGACGCTCCGTACTCGTCCGCAGCGGCCTCAACGCCGGCGAGCGCGTCGTCAGCGGGGCGGCGTACCACGTGAAGCTCGCCTCGCTCTCCACGGCCGTGCCTGCGCACGGCCACGAACACTGAGCGCCGCCCGATGATGAACGCATTGATCAAATGGGCGCTGCAGCGGCGCGTCGTGGTCCTCGCGGCCGCGACCTTGCTGCTCGCCACCGGCGCGTGGACCGCCGCACGGTTGCCGGTGGACGTGTTTCCGGACCTGACGGCGCCGACGGTCACCGTCCTCGCCGAGGCGCACGGTATGGCGCCGGAGGAAGTCGAGGCCCTCGTCGCCTTCCCGATCGAGACGGCCGTGAACGGCGCCACCGGCGTGCGTC is a window from the Pseudogemmatithrix spongiicola genome containing:
- a CDS encoding efflux RND transporter periplasmic adaptor subunit → MHSRRALLALALGFSAMAACADTPGDESAAPERAGGVITLFTDSTELFMEHPALIVGVGGTFAAHLTDLTDFAPLRSGRIVLTFTPRSGGAPLVVTQDAPRVPGIYGPAPVFTAPGIYDLVIDVESPQARDRIEVPGLVVYATEDDAPLDEGGEDGGIAFLKEQQWKTPGFRTDFAVSGTLAIAVDVPGEVMPAPGAAQVAPAPASGLLELSPDAPAVGMRVRRGDVLARVRPTLGDGGASFADARARLREAEEEHARAERLLAAEAIPERRMHEATVALDAAREALAAIGGGAITADGLVELRAPMDGIVTERWGTAGARVEAGAPLYSLVDPSRLWVTAFVPVDVVGRVDRGARAVVTPEGFSDRFAARPLGVSAAVDSLTRAVRVSYALEGLREPLPVGALARVAVPTRSRGAGIVVPAGAVLDEDGTAIVFVQTSGERYERRVVQVDGGDGRSVLVRSGLNAGERVVSGAAYHVKLASLSTAVPAHGHEH